From Magnolia sinica isolate HGM2019 chromosome 13, MsV1, whole genome shotgun sequence, one genomic window encodes:
- the LOC131222444 gene encoding O-fucosyltransferase 20-like, protein MAKPKNKLSYISIPAPIIPSFSSSSLQNLLLSPKKSSKNTNRFFTTAKNTRFFFLFLFLFSFIGMTRIGFNLDPFLPFPPNPCSIQEQLLPAIPTVDSVLPIYSTDHDGEKDGEDEGEAEFWKQPDGLGYRPCLDFSVEYRRSSKVVVKERTKYLMVVVSGGLNQQRNQIVDAVVIARILGAALVVPILQVNVIWGDESEFSDIFDLEHFKRTLANDVHIVSSLPSTHLMSRPVEEKRTPLHVTPRWIRSRYLKRLNKEGVLLLRGLDSRLSKDLPSDLQKLRCKVAFQALRFSAPILELGNKLVERMQSKGPYIALHLRMEKDVWVRTGCLPGLSHESDKIITNERKLRPELLTARSNMTYHDRKLAGLCPLNALEVSRLLNALGAPRNARIYWAGGSPFGGEEALLPLTREYPHFYNKENISLPGELEPFANKASFLAAIDYIVSEKSDVFMPSHGGNMGRAIQGHRAYAGHRKHITPNKREMLPYFLNSSLQESEFNRIIKELHQGSLGQPEMRTGKPGRDIVAYPVPECMCNGSKNMRKRPLL, encoded by the exons ATGGCGAAACCGAAGAACAAGCTCTCCTACATCTCTATCCCTGCTCCGATCATACCatctttctcctcttcttctctccaAAACCTCCTTCTCTCTCCCAAAAAATCCTCCAAAAATACTAACAGATTCTTCACCACAGCCAAAAACACTagattcttcttcctcttcctcttcctcttctccttcaTCGGAATGACCAGGATCGGCTTCAATCTCGATCCTTTCCTCCCATTTCCGCCAAATCCGTGCTCGATCCAGGAACAACTTCTACCAGCGATCCCGACCGTCGATTCGGTTCTTCCGATCTATTCGACTGATCACGATGGGGAGAAGGACGGAGAAGATGAGGGAGAGGCGGAGTTCTGGAAGCAGCCGGATGGGTTGGGTTACCGCCCGTGCTTGGATTTCAGCGTGGAGTATCGGCGGTCGAGCAAGGTAGTGGTGAAGGAGAGAACGAAGTATCTGATGGTTGTGGTTTCgggagggttgaatcaacagagGAATCAGATCGTTGATGCCGTTGTCATTGCCAGGATTCTAGGCGCTGCCCTCGTTGTTCCGATCTTGCAAGTGAATGTGATTTGGGGAGATGAAAG TGAATTTTCTGACATATTCGATTTGGAGCATTTCAAGAGAACTCTTGCAAATGATGTGCACATAgtttcttctcttccttcaacGCATCTGATGTCGAGACCGGTTGAGGAGAAGCGGACTCCTCTCCATGTAACTCCCAGATGGATACGTTCAAGGTACTTGAAGCGG CTTAACAAGGAAGGCGTATTACTTTTGCGTGGACTGGATTCCAGACTCTCTAAGGATCTCCCTTCTGATCTTCAAAAACTTCGGTGCAAG GTGGCATTCCAGGCGTTGAGATTCTCAGCTCCCATCTTGGAGCTCGGGAACAAGCTCGTGGAGAGGATGCAGAGCAAGGGGCCTTACATTGCTCTCCACCTACGCATGGAGAAGGATGTATGGGTGAGGACTGGTTGTCTTCCTGGGTTGAGCCACGAGTCTGATAAGATCATCACCAATGAGCGGAAATTGCGACCAGAGCTCCTTACTGCAAGATCTAACATGACTTACCATGACCGCAAGCTTGCAGGACTCTGCCCCTTGAATGCGTTAGAGGTTTCAAG GCTGCTTAACGCTCTGGGAGCTCCAAGAAATGCAAGGATATACTGGGCCGGAGGAAGCCCGTTTGGGGGAGAAGAAGCGTTGCTGCCTCTAACCAGAGAATATCCCCATTTTTACAACAAGGAGAACATCTCCCTACCAGGGGAGCTGGAGCCATTTGCCAACAAAGCTTCTTTTCTCGCAGCCATTGATTATATAGTTTCAGAGAAGAGTGATGTTTTCATGCCATCTCATGGAGGAAACATGGGCCGTGCCATTCAAGGACACAGGGCGTACGCTGGGCACCGGAAGCACATAACCCCTAACAAGAGGGAGATGCTCCCTTACTTTCTGAACTCCTCTCTTCAGGAATCCGAGTTCAATAGGATCATAAAGGAGCTGCACCAGGGCTCGCTGGGACAGCCGGAAATGAGGACCGGCAAGCCTGGGAGGGACATTGTAGCATATCCGGTTCCTGAGTGCATGTGCAACGGCTCGAAGAACATGCGAAAAAGACCACTGCTCTGA